A region of the Thermogladius calderae 1633 genome:
CGACGGCGCCCTCAAAGAAGCGAGAATAATCGTCCCCACAGAGGGCGACCCGCTGAAGACCCACAGGGGAGTCGCCGTAATAGTCGGAACCGAGGACGGGGGCAGGGAGACCGCGGTCGAGAGGCTGAGGTGGGTGCGCGACCTGGTCAAGACGCTCAGGGACTTCTCGAGACGGCTCTCGGAGTCGGGCTTGGTGGACAGGGTTGCGGACGGGGTGCTGGAGGGCGCGCTACGCCGGGTTGGGGAGGTCGTGGAGTCCATGGCGCAGGATCGGGGGGCGCTGGAGAAGCTCGTCAGGGACGCGGTGGGGAGACAGGTCGACTTTCACCTCTACCATTTCAAATACGAAACTGAGCACGGGTCTATTAAAATCGAAGAACTGGCGAGGTCTGCGGTATCCCCCTTTTATGACTACGAGTACGCCGTGTCCCTGCCAGACGGGGAAGTAAAGAGGGGGTGGAACTTAGATTGGACTCCTAGAAGCTGGGTGAAGCTGGGTGAGGTCGAGTTCCCCGATGTTGATTCGCTTGCCGACCTCGTTGTGGAGGCTGTGCGACCAAGTCACGAGGCGCCCACCTCTTCCTCGAACCAGCCACCCGCGGCGCGCTACGAAATGGTCCTTGAACTGGGCGAGTGCATAGGGGGTCACGATCCTAGGGATGTCAAGCCTTACGCTCTCCTCAGAATCGGGGGTATTTCGCTCGCCGCCCTCGTGCCCGCCAAAGGCAGGGATGAGACGGAGGTGTACCTGGTGGTGTCGGGTCTGACCGCCCTCGGCCTAGCCGAGAAGGTGAGGCCGGGCACTACAAGAGAGGTTCTGCGGAAGCCCGAGGAGGCAGTTAAGGAGAGGTTGCGGGACGCTGTAGTGACGGAGCTATTCTACAGTTTGCTGAGGGAGCAGTACGGGTGGCAGGGCCCGGGCGCCTAGCGTGGCGGCCACGGCTACGCCCCCAAGCCTAGACGGGGCCGCTCTTCCGCTCACCTACCCGCCCGACTCGCGTCGCCTCCCCCATAAGCTGGGCCGCTCCACCGTTGTTTACTCGAGTGGGGTTCGAGACAGCCCTGTACCTCGTGCCGGGAGCGGCCTTAAACCCCCCGTTGGATAATAAGGGCACTGAGGGTGATGACGGCATCCTAGCCCGACCGCGATGAGGAGGGTCGCGGAGCTGACGCGGCCCCGTCCACCCAACCTACTCGGTGAGCGGCCAGCGTGAGCTGAGCCGCCGTGCCCCAAAAGCCTGGCGCCGCGACCAAGTAGACCGCGGGGCACCCAGCTCGGCGAGTTATACGGCCCGGCGCGAGGGTTCGACCGGCCCTGTCTACGAGGGGGTGCGGGCGCGGCTCCCGCGGCCCGTTAACGGGGTCCCCAGAGAATCGGTTGGCCGGGGCCGCAGCCTGGGCTGCCGGTGCGCTCGTGTGCGCTCAGATCCCCCTCATCAACGCGATCGCCGCCCTCTGTAGTGTGGCGGGGATGTACCTCATGTACTTGAGCGCGCTGTAGCTGTCCCCCCACAGCCTCAGGTACCTGGAGGACGCCTCGTCTAGAAGCCTCACGTCTTCCTCGCCGAGGGTGAGCTCCGCGGCGCCCGCGTACTCCTCGACCCTCTCGGGGGTCCTCGAGCCGGGTATGGGGATGGCCCCCTTGGCCACCAGCCAGGCCAGGGCCACCTGGGCCATGGTCGCGCCCCGCCTAGACGCCACCTCCTCTAGTGCGGCCCTGAGCCTGACGTCGCCCAGCGCCTCCCTGAACACCCTGTCCCTCCTCTGAGCTGGCGCGGAGGCCTCCCTCGCGCCCGCGAGGGCCCCCTTGGCAAGGGGGCTCCAGGCTACCAGTGCCAGACCCCTCTCCCTCATGAAGCCCAGCAAGTCGACCTCCGGCGTCCTGTAGGCGAGGCTGTACTGCACCTGGTTGCTGACGGGCTCCACCCTCTTCGCGCACTCCAGGGCCTCCTCCAGGAGCTCTCGGGGGAAGTTCGAGAGCCCGTAGTAGCCGGCGAGCCCGCGTGCGACCGCCTCCTCGAGCCCCCTCACAGCCCAGCAGACGGGCCAGGGGTGGGGCGGCGGCCAGTGCAGCTGTATAACGTCGACCCTGAAGCCGAGCCTCCTGTTAACGCCCTCCACGCCCTTAAGCACTGAGTGCCGCGTAACCCTGTAGCCGGCCACCTTGCTGGCGACAACGAAGTTGTCCCTTCCGAGGGCCCTGACAGCCTCTCCCAGCACCTCTTCCGAAAGGCCGCCCCCGTAGGTCTCGGCCGTGTCCAGGAGGTTGACCCCGTGCTCCAGGGCCTTCTCCAGGGTCTTCGACACCCTCTCCCTCAGGCCCCCGTCGCGCGAGCCCCAGAGCCTGGACCCAGCCTGCCAGAAGCCGAGGCCCACGACGCTGACCCTGGGCCCCGCCCTCCCGAGGGTCGTGTACCTCATCGCGCACCCACGCCTCCGGCAAGGGCGCGACAGGTGTATACTATTGCTTGAAGAGGGCTTTTAGGCGCGGGTTCGGCTCGGCCGCGATCAGGGTCGAGGAGGCCGCGGTCTCCACACGCATGTCCTCCCGAGCCTCCCGACAGGCCCTGGTCCAACCTCCCGCGTAGTCCACGCCGCCCCTCGAGTAGTGGTGCGGGTGCATGGGGAGCGGGGCTCCGGCGCCCGCCCCACCTTGCTGGGTTCACTTGACCCTCCTGGCCACGACGAGCCTCGACTTCTTGTCTAGCGCCTTCACCTCCTCCACGGCGTAGTTGAACTTCGACAAGAAGAGCGCGATTAAGCCCTCGGGTATTTCGTCTGCGTTGAAGTACACCCTTAAAACGTCCACGCCCTCGCTCTCCGACATACGCAACTCGTTGACGAGCACGAGGGTGGAGTTGGAAGTGCAGGTGGTGGGGACGTTCCTGACGTCTATGACCCGCTCCTTCACTCCTGATCACCTCCTGCCCTCGTCAACCTGCGGTACCCCTCAAGCCCCTCACCTTCACCTAACACAGGCCTCTCCCCTGCCGCGCTGGCCGCGTACTCCGCGACCCCCGCGCCCACGAGGGGCCCACGGCCGTTAGGGTCCTCGAAGACCCCGAGCACCCATGAGGCACAGGGGTGGGGTGTCCCAGCGCCCACGCCCGGCACCTACGAGTCGGTACTGTAAAACTGCCTATTATAACCGGTAGCGTTCGCTCGACGCTGCGCCGCCTAGCCGGTCCCCCTCTCCGCCCTCGCGTACCTCTCTAGCGACAGCCTGATCCTTAGGGGGTCGAGGTAGAGCTCGCTGGCCCCGATCTCCATGAGCGTCTTGAAGGCCTCCTCTACGACGCTACCGCCGAAACGCCTCGCGAGGCCGTAGAGCGTCTCGCTGAAGGACCAGGGGTAGAAGACCCAGACCCACCTCTCGAGCCTCTCCACGTAGTAGTCTGGCACCAGCTTGCTCGTAGACTTGTAGTGTAGCACGGCCGTCTTCACCTCCC
Encoded here:
- a CDS encoding aldo/keto reductase; translation: MRYTTLGRAGPRVSVVGLGFWQAGSRLWGSRDGGLRERVSKTLEKALEHGVNLLDTAETYGGGLSEEVLGEAVRALGRDNFVVASKVAGYRVTRHSVLKGVEGVNRRLGFRVDVIQLHWPPPHPWPVCWAVRGLEEAVARGLAGYYGLSNFPRELLEEALECAKRVEPVSNQVQYSLAYRTPEVDLLGFMRERGLALVAWSPLAKGALAGAREASAPAQRRDRVFREALGDVRLRAALEEVASRRGATMAQVALAWLVAKGAIPIPGSRTPERVEEYAGAAELTLGEEDVRLLDEASSRYLRLWGDSYSALKYMRYIPATLQRAAIALMRGI